One Nothobranchius furzeri strain GRZ-AD chromosome 7, NfurGRZ-RIMD1, whole genome shotgun sequence genomic window, TGAGAACCGAGACTGAGTTTGAGGAGATAATTGCCAGCTTTCTGTGCTGTTTAAGAACTTTGGGCAGCACATTTTGCAAGATCTCCCATGCCAATATGAAGTAGGACACACATGGAGTCTCTCTGAAAATTGGAAGTGTCTTTGTGCCATAGCAGACTGCTTCAGGAATGACAATCTTTGCGGCGGCAGTTACTGGATAACACGAAGCAATGTGGTCTCCCACTTTTAGGTCTTTGACTTGTCTACCAACAGATGTGACAATGCCACTGTAGTCTAAAGCCATGAGGTTGTGATTCTGAGTCACACAGTTGTTCCAGTAAAATGTCTTCCCAAAGCTAAACTGGGAAGTGCTGACAGGGAAATAATCCGAAGAATGAACACACACATTATCTAGTTGGATTTCAACAGATTTTTCTTGAACAGGACTTTCATCTGCGTTACCAACGATGGCAGACAGGTTAGCCATTCTGTATGGGTCAGTAGTTTGAAGGACATAGTCTTTCAGATCCCCCAAATATGTCTCGTTCTTATCCTCCAGTGGAGTCTGTGCTATTCTTGTTGCCGATGCCTGCCCCTTGTTGATCCTGACCTCTTGTTGTTTATTGGTTTTAATTACATGAACCAAGGTACGGATGTCTTCGGCGGTCACGGAAGCGAGATCAATCAGCTGAAAGTGAAGCTCTGCCATCTCGACAGAGCATGCCCTGGTCATGCCCGAGAGCACGAAGCCAGGAGTCACACGGTCAACACTCATTTCTGTCGATTTGTAAGTTATGACCCTGATGGTGCAGGGAAGTTTGCTCCTTTTGACAGCCAAAACGACGTGCCGTAACTTCTCACAGCAAGTCACGAAACACTTCAGAATCATCTCAGATGACAAATGACTGAGGTCATCAACACCCGAAATGAAGAGAACATTGTTCAGGTCATCATTTCGTTCCAGCAAGCTAAACACCAAGTTTTGAACTTGATCCGAAGTCAGCTTCTTTCTGCTCTCTATGAGAACCGACTCAGGAGACAAGTATGGTCTCAGATCTTTAGCAATTCCAAGCTGATCTTCAAAGACAACCGCTTTTATTTTGCAATCTTGAACGTCTCTCCTGTCTGCCAACGCAACTGTTTCACTGTGAAAGAACAACCATTGAGGAGAATCTGAGACACAATCCAAAAATGAAATTCTCACCCCCTTGAGCTCCACAAGAACACTCCCATCTTTGGTGGTGAAACAACCACACACCTCAAGGAACTCTCGTGTCTCCCGACTAGCCCGCAAGTACACGACCATTTCCTGTCTCATGGGTCCGGAGATGCTGATACTTGCTATTCGTGAGGGAAATCCCCGCCTTGCTGACAGTTGTCCCATTGCAACTGCAGCAGTCATTTGCATAAAATAATCCAGAAGCACAGGATGAATGACATACTCATGGAGATTCTTCTGAAGTTCATCGGGGACTCGAACAGTAGTTACAGCTTCCTTGAATTCGCTCCCGAAATACACTTCATTTAGTTTTTGGAAAAGAGGGCCATACTGAAAGCCAGCTTGAGACAGAAGGGAATAAATTTCATCGGTCGCCATGACTAGTTTGCACCTTTGGTAGATGACATCAAGACAAACGGTTGGCTCTTCTAGCAGTGGTGGCTGCTCTGTGAACAAGCCAGAGGCATATGTTGCAACAGGGGACTGTATTTTAAATGAGGCCTCCTTCTCTGATTGTTCTAGCATTACTTTCAACCGTTGGGATTGTGAGTTTAGAACAAGAACACTCTCAAATGTTACACTGAGACTGAGCAGGGATAGAGGTTTCTTTGGCTTCAGATTTGCCACCACTAAGGAAAAAGCTGTCTCAACATAAAACGCGCCTGGCACAATgggaatgttgttgtttttatgctCCCAAAGATATGGCTCAGTCTCCAGTGACAGGTCAAACTCAAATTCTTTCTTATTCTGTCTTACGTGGGTTTCAAACCCGTGCTGAGAACAACGGGATGACTCGCTGCCTCTTCTTAAAGCTTCAAAGTTCACATTCTTCTTTATGCTGTCAAACTGGTAGACTGGAAGAGCTGTTGGCAATGTCTCACCACCCCTGTAGAGCTCCTTCCAGTCTACATCAACTCCAAGTTCAAACAGTTTGGCCAGAGTAGAGAAGATGGTGTCACGGTCTTTCTCAGATCTAACGGAGGAAAGGACTTTCACATCATCTCCAAGAGTCTCACATATGTACCTCTGAAGAGCCCTTCGCGGTCCAATCTCCACAAAGACCACATTTCGTCTTCCGTCTGTGACAGAAGCACGAAGAGCTCGCTCAAGTAAAACTGGCTCCCGGATGTTCTTGGCCCAGTAGGTGCCAGAGATGAAGTCACCATCTGAACACCTTTCGCCAGTCACTGTTGAAAATAGGTCACACTCCAAGTTGTTTGCATCCAAAAGCCCAATGCTTCTCTCAACGTCGTCTAGAATCGGATCCATCATGTGGCTATGATAGGCAGCGGGGACATCCAAGAAATGCAAGAAGAGATTTATGTCTGCAAACAGAAGTGTCAGCCTCTCATGGAGGACATCTATAGCATCTGCATCTCCTGACAAAGTGATGGACTGAGGGCTGTTGTAAGCAGCGACACTGATCTTCCCACAAAAGGCTGGAAGAACTTCCAAGACCTTTTCCACTGCAACGTTGCTGACCACAAGCATTTTCCCTCCCGTGACGTTGCTTTGAAGACTACTGCGGTGGTACAACACTTTCACAGCGTCGTCCAAATGCAAAACAcccgagcagtgagctgcagctaccTCACCAACAGAGTGACCAAGCATAGCGTTGGGTTTCACACCCCAGTGCCTCAGCAGGGTGGCAATGCCAACTTGGATTGCAAAAAGTAGAGGTTGGGCGACATTTGGATGGGTGGAGCAGCTGTCGTCCGTGTCATCAGTTAGCCACTGACTGATGTTGATGTCTTTATAACTCCGAAAAAGCCTTTCAACTTCTCTAACCGTCTCTCTAAAAACAGGAACTTTCGTCATGAGCGGCCTGCACATCCCCTTGTAAGAAACGCCATTCCCACAAAACACAAACACCACTTGAACGTCGGACTTCACTGACTCAAACTTGGTTTTATGTGCCGATCTGAGCTGTTTTTTTAAATCTAATAGGGACGATGCTGAAAACGTCTTCCTAACTTTGTGTTTGCAgtgagtcctcctgcatgctgagGTGTAGGAGATGGCCTGCAAATCAGCTGTTTCACTGCTGCAAAGCCTTTGGTGAGTGTCAGTTATCGTTAGGCTCAGTGCTTTTTCAGACATTGCAGACAATACAAAAAGTTTTGGTCCATCTTGTGTGGGAACTATTGTGTGGTTGTGCTCTCTTAAAATCACATGTGCATTTGTTCCCCCAAACCCAAAGCTGTTCACACCCGCTGCCCTtcccagtggttgaatcacctcccATCTCTGAGTTTGGCTTGGAATGTGTAATTTCAGAGCTTTTACATCTATGCTTGAACCATCTTCAGAGTAGAAAACTGAGGGGACGATGGTTTTGTGCTTCATCATCAGGAGTACCTTAATAAGTCCGGCTACTCCAGCTGCAGCTTCCGTGTGTCCGATGTTGCCCTTCACGGATCCAATCAGCAGTGGCCCAGAACCGGCCGGTCTGGCTTTAGCAATAACGTTGGAGATGCTTCCAGCCTCTGTTGGATCTCCAGCTGGGGTTCCAGTTCCATGTGCTTCTATGTACTGGACGCTAGCGATGTCCGTGTCTGAGTAGATTCTTCTCAGCAGCTCCTCTTGTTGACTCATGGAAGGTTTGGTGATTGGAGTGACAGAACGTCCATCTTGGTTGATGGCAGTTTTACAGATGACTCCCCATATTTTGTTGCAATCCTTCATAGCCTTTAGGGGGAAAAAAAATATTAGGACGCTTGCTAATTTTGCATAAACAATTTCCAATTACTccagttactagaactaatgctcATCTGATGCACATATTTCTAAGTGTCTGAGAAACCAACCACCTATCCGAGAGATTTTTACTTTACCTCATTAACCAGCTGAGTTAAATcttagcagccagactcctaaccaaatccagcagacgagctcacatcactccaggtttgcagtccctccactggctcccggtagaatatagaatacagtttaaagttttagtcctgacctatagagctcttaacaaccaggctccaagctacctatctgagcttttatccccacacaccacctctcggaaccgtagatccacatctgaaaacctcctggctgttcctcgaaccagactgaaaaccaaaggggacagggcctttcagactattgcacccagactttggaacagtctaccttcaaatctccgtctctcaaacactgtagaggtctttaaaaatcatctaaaaactcaccttttcatccaggcgttccctccctaaatgtttctaaaagatggctttgttcgggttcacaccttcactttgtttttactcctgattttatttactattttatcactgctattgtttttcggatgtttttattgattagaggtatttgccctgatcttactcatgttgtacagcgtttTGTGATTAATATCTGCGAAAGGcgctaaacttttacttactgtaCTTACCTACTTATACATGTTGTCTGTCCTCGTGTGGAGGATCTGCATAATGCAGGTCATCTATACTgcaggttttatttattttattgctgCTCTACTCTTATATAATAATTGTTATATTAACCA contains:
- the pks1 gene encoding phthioceranic/hydroxyphthioceranic acid synthase gives rise to the protein MKGKCSTCSVSEDSLDPVLSLPSVDPNSSETLSQSREEPNSAHILRISQTLKLVKRRETMEDIAVVGMGCEGLDNFWKVLQEGKNCALDIPAERFDTSFWFHADANKPGKTQTTKAALIEGFNEFDHTFFGIPEVEADSMDPQQKLLLQCSYRALEDAGVTMETISGSRTGVYIGLMNRDYEMIRNNNPGSVTHYNGTGTAMSISANRISFIFNLTGPSFALDSACSSSLVAIHVACQGLKQGDCEMALCGGVNCIIEPRVFVALSKAKMISAEGTSKPFSTRADGYGRGEGCGIVLLKPLRQAMKDCNKIWGVICKTAINQDGRSVTPITKPSMSQQEELLRRIYSDTDIASVQYIEAHGTGTPAGDPTEAGSISNVIAKARPAGSGPLLIGSVKGNIGHTEAAAGVAGLIKVLLMMKHKTIVPSVFYSEDGSSIDVKALKLHIPSQTQRWEVIQPLGRAAGVNSFGFGGTNAHVILREHNHTIVPTQDGPKLFVLSAMSEKALSLTITDTHQRLCSSETADLQAISYTSACRRTHCKHKVRKTFSASSLLDLKKQLRSAHKTKFESVKSDVQVVFVFCGNGVSYKGMCRPLMTKVPVFRETVREVERLFRSYKDINISQWLTDDTDDSCSTHPNVAQPLLFAIQVGIATLLRHWGVKPNAMLGHSVGEVAAAHCSGVLHLDDAVKVLYHRSSLQSNVTGGKMLVVSNVAVEKVLEVLPAFCGKISVAAYNSPQSITLSGDADAIDVLHERLTLLFADINLFLHFLDVPAAYHSHMMDPILDDVERSIGLLDANNLECDLFSTVTGERCSDGDFISGTYWAKNIREPVLLERALRASVTDGRRNVVFVEIGPRRALQRYICETLGDDVKVLSSVRSEKDRDTIFSTLAKLFELGVDVDWKELYRGGETLPTALPVYQFDSIKKNVNFEALRRGSESSRCSQHGFETHVRQNKKEFEFDLSLETEPYLWEHKNNNIPIVPGAFYVETAFSLVVANLKPKKPLSLLSLSVTFESVLVLNSQSQRLKVMLEQSEKEASFKIQSPVATYASGLFTEQPPLLEEPTVCLDVIYQRCKLVMATDEIYSLLSQAGFQYGPLFQKLNEVYFGSEFKEAVTTVRVPDELQKNLHEYVIHPVLLDYFMQMTAAVAMGQLSARRGFPSRIASISISGPMRQEMVVYLRASRETREFLEVCGCFTTKDGSVLVELKGVRISFLDCVSDSPQWLFFHSETVALADRRDVQDCKIKAVVFEDQLGIAKDLRPYLSPESVLIESRKKLTSDQVQNLVFSLLERNDDLNNVLFISGVDDLSHLSSEMILKCFVTCCEKLRHVVLAVKRSKLPCTIRVITYKSTEMSVDRVTPGFVLSGMTRACSVEMAELHFQLIDLASVTAEDIRTLVHVIKTNKQQEVRINKGQASATRIAQTPLEDKNETYLGDLKDYVLQTTDPYRMANLSAIVGNADESPVQEKSVEIQLDNVCVHSSDYFPVSTSQFSFGKTFYWNNCVTQNHNLMALDYSGIVTSVGRQVKDLKVGDHIASCYPVTAAAKIVIPEAVCYGTKTLPIFRETPCVSYFILAWEILQNVLPKVLKQHRKLAIISSNSVSVLTKVLALAASRSGWNVSSRARLTSELSHFDAFVFLPPVDHSLELMCDSVDSVKPAVFVWSSHMSPPVPKSRFALKSEQILVHELDVARVLQRASLRARSRSVYTWLQSLGFSAESLPLRRELNHIKEHESYFASPTVQQVVINHEGFDFPPSDDVLLTRSKQLFKQRCVYVVTGGLSGLGFETVRFISKNGGSHIAIFSRSAPSDRLQLELDLLQKQYGVKILNIQCDVSMSVQVVDAFSKIGAKFPSCPIKGVFHSAAVLHDALIESLYESLFRKVLKPKVSGALNLHFATLQEKLDFFVCYSSVSSVIGNASQCNYAAANSFLDMFCHYRRNLGLVGQSINWGPLNVGLLLNKDHFQKFLEAKGMMTMCVREIHQTLQMCLSMNRPQQVICKFNFKNLNVHVLSQNASLRERLSALVETALKDEKHKEPKVQPSSSTPESVRRIFSQVLSLNAAELDDEASLGALGVDSMLAMTLQNRIFQETGVNVPLVIILDPNSTLVTLVKVVLNGG